A genomic stretch from Leptospira licerasiae serovar Varillal str. VAR 010 includes:
- a CDS encoding DoxX family protein, which translates to MERWHDWLETHRDWWIDMVRVYLGGVLVYKGLAFLADTDALIRLMELNNAPYASTLLAHYIVIAHICGGVLLMVGLLTRFSAILQLPVLVGAVLFIHAREGFVSAGSNLPYASMILLLLLHFSLYGSGRISADFYIETHKSV; encoded by the coding sequence ATGGAAAGATGGCATGATTGGTTAGAGACTCATCGGGATTGGTGGATCGATATGGTCCGCGTGTATTTGGGCGGGGTTCTGGTGTATAAGGGACTTGCATTCCTTGCAGATACGGATGCGCTTATCCGACTCATGGAGTTGAATAATGCTCCTTATGCTTCTACATTACTAGCTCATTATATAGTGATCGCTCACATTTGTGGTGGTGTACTGCTGATGGTAGGACTTCTGACTAGATTCTCCGCGATTTTACAATTGCCTGTACTAGTCGGGGCCGTTTTGTTCATCCACGCAAGAGAGGGGTTTGTTTCCGCAGGATCAAATCTGCCTTATGCATCCATGATCCTACTCTTACTTTTACACTTTTCTTTGTATGGATCAGGTCGTATATCGGCCGACTTCTATATAGAAACACATAAGAGTGTTTAA
- a CDS encoding zinc-dependent alcohol dehydrogenase gives MQQLLFSKRNRVEWEEVPDPKLSGPNQALVRPLAVARCDLDLPILRGQTLFRPPFPLGHEFVGEIIETSEELSSLFPKGTRVAVPFQISCGHCANCETGLTKSCSTVPHTSAYGMGKGAKEFGGAISDSVLVPYAKEMLIPFSNKTDPAAIASISDNIVEAWKLVGIHLQQNKNRSVLVLGGFASSIGLYTAALAKHMGAAELVYVDTDKKRLQIAESYGVKVEQVTSFPKSLGKFDIVADANGTAEGWDCGLRSLGIEGEFGSASIFWTNSIPIPYLELYNNGATIRLGRVRSREWIPEILRLVEEEGFDPSKVTTRKASWSEAADAFLEEETKLIVVR, from the coding sequence ATGCAACAATTGTTATTTTCTAAAAGAAATCGCGTGGAATGGGAAGAAGTTCCTGATCCTAAACTTTCCGGACCGAACCAGGCATTGGTCCGTCCCTTGGCGGTTGCCAGATGCGATTTGGATCTTCCTATTTTAAGAGGACAAACATTATTTCGCCCTCCTTTTCCTTTGGGCCATGAGTTTGTGGGAGAAATTATAGAAACAAGCGAAGAGTTATCTTCACTCTTTCCTAAGGGGACTCGAGTTGCAGTTCCGTTCCAAATTTCCTGCGGGCATTGTGCAAATTGTGAAACCGGTCTGACTAAAAGTTGTAGTACCGTTCCTCATACAAGCGCTTACGGAATGGGAAAAGGTGCAAAAGAATTTGGCGGGGCTATTTCTGATTCCGTTCTTGTCCCTTATGCAAAGGAGATGTTAATTCCTTTTTCCAATAAGACCGATCCGGCTGCGATTGCAAGTATCAGCGATAATATTGTAGAGGCTTGGAAACTAGTAGGTATACATCTCCAACAAAACAAGAATAGATCCGTTCTTGTTCTGGGAGGTTTTGCCTCGAGCATCGGCTTGTATACTGCGGCTCTTGCAAAACATATGGGTGCCGCTGAACTTGTTTATGTAGACACGGATAAAAAACGTTTGCAGATCGCGGAATCTTACGGAGTGAAAGTGGAGCAGGTAACTTCCTTTCCGAAAAGTTTAGGTAAGTTCGATATAGTCGCGGATGCGAACGGAACTGCGGAAGGTTGGGACTGTGGTCTTAGATCTCTCGGAATAGAGGGAGAGTTCGGATCTGCATCTATTTTCTGGACGAATAGTATTCCGATCCCTTATTTAGAATTGTATAATAATGGAGCAACAATCCGTTTAGGAAGAGTTAGATCCAGAGAATGGATCCCTGAAATTTTGAGATTAGTAGAAGAGGAAGGATTCGATCCTTCTAAGGTCACCACTCGTAAGGCATCCTGGTCGGAAGCGGCGGACGCTTTTCTGGAAGAGGAGACCAAGTTGATCGTTGTCAGATAA
- a CDS encoding metallophosphoesterase has product MEFDLQRLVIFLSVFTVILLIGYSYATSRLIAPFELGTFQEVSLWIGVVFLVLLTPSAYLLSLFFRETHWQKFWAYSAFTTLGFATILVSFVVFKDLGNLVWKGVVYLSDLLQPNSISVASAETEALLGSEKFGRADFLARFSSFALLGIAGGLTAFGFYQAKKTPTIKQVRIKVKDLPDGLDGFKIVQLSDIHIGPTIKGKFLEGVVSKTNSLQPDLVAITGDLVDGTVGMLKHHVSPLKNLESKHGTFFVTGNHEYYSGVIAWIRELEDLGINVLLNQNKLIDHNGAKIAVAGVTDYKAHTVIPGHRTDPKQASLGTEDAHYKVLLAHQPNSIFEAAKVGYDLQLSGHTHGGQYFPGNLFIHLFQKFVAGLSKWEDTQLYVSRGTGYWGPPLRIGAPSEITLLVLEKQS; this is encoded by the coding sequence ATGGAGTTCGATTTGCAAAGGTTAGTGATTTTTCTCAGTGTTTTTACAGTAATTCTTTTGATAGGTTATTCTTATGCGACCAGTCGTTTGATCGCGCCTTTCGAACTCGGAACTTTTCAGGAGGTCTCTCTATGGATTGGAGTGGTTTTTCTGGTCCTTCTTACTCCTAGCGCTTATCTTTTGAGTTTGTTTTTTAGAGAAACCCATTGGCAAAAGTTCTGGGCTTATTCCGCTTTTACTACTTTGGGATTTGCAACCATACTTGTTTCCTTCGTGGTCTTCAAGGATCTGGGAAATTTGGTCTGGAAAGGCGTCGTATATCTTTCGGACCTTTTGCAGCCTAATAGTATTTCTGTCGCATCAGCCGAAACCGAAGCATTATTAGGGTCGGAAAAATTCGGAAGAGCGGATTTTTTAGCAAGGTTCTCTTCCTTCGCACTTTTGGGAATTGCAGGCGGATTGACCGCCTTCGGATTCTACCAGGCTAAAAAAACTCCTACGATCAAGCAGGTAAGAATTAAAGTAAAGGATCTACCCGACGGCCTGGACGGTTTTAAGATCGTGCAACTTTCCGATATCCATATCGGACCTACGATCAAAGGAAAATTTTTAGAAGGTGTGGTCTCCAAGACAAACTCTCTGCAGCCGGATCTGGTAGCGATTACCGGAGATTTGGTGGATGGAACAGTCGGCATGTTGAAACATCATGTGTCTCCTCTAAAAAATCTGGAATCCAAACATGGTACATTTTTCGTAACCGGGAACCACGAGTATTATTCTGGAGTGATCGCTTGGATCAGAGAATTAGAGGATCTTGGGATCAATGTATTATTAAATCAGAATAAACTAATAGATCATAACGGGGCAAAGATCGCTGTAGCAGGTGTGACTGATTATAAAGCCCATACTGTGATCCCTGGCCATAGAACGGATCCAAAGCAGGCTTCTCTCGGAACGGAGGATGCTCATTATAAAGTGTTACTTGCTCACCAACCGAATTCCATTTTTGAGGCAGCTAAAGTAGGCTACGATTTACAACTCTCCGGCCATACTCATGGAGGTCAGTACTTTCCGGGAAACTTGTTCATCCATTTATTCCAAAAATTTGTGGCCGGATTGAGTAAATGGGAAGACACTCAACTTTACGTAAGTAGAGGGACGGGATATTGGGGGCCTCCTTTAAGAATAGGAGCTCCTTCCGAGATCACTCTGCTAGTTTTGGAAAAACAGTCTTAG
- a CDS encoding TetR/AcrR family transcriptional regulator: MSKRKQESASGEGPFERIASTAVRLMYSQGYAGTSINQVIDESESHKASFYRYFPTKEDLGKEYLERQGRDFQVGWERLMERSETPQEFVHRWMALLKKQVKSGKYFGCPLARFMGSLDKPEPDLAARSSNVLESWTSCLENYFERSKKVSALPTNFDSRKKAELFLKLFQGNSQFYVMTHDPKYFNELEEEMLSELKKAS; the protein is encoded by the coding sequence ATGAGCAAACGAAAACAGGAATCTGCCTCCGGGGAAGGTCCTTTCGAAAGGATAGCATCCACTGCCGTTCGCTTGATGTATTCCCAAGGTTATGCTGGGACCTCTATCAACCAGGTAATCGACGAGTCTGAATCTCATAAGGCCAGCTTTTATAGATATTTCCCAACCAAAGAAGATCTGGGAAAAGAATACCTAGAGCGCCAAGGAAGGGATTTTCAAGTAGGTTGGGAGAGACTCATGGAAAGATCCGAAACACCCCAAGAGTTTGTGCATAGATGGATGGCTCTTTTGAAAAAACAGGTTAAATCCGGGAAATATTTCGGATGCCCTCTCGCTAGATTTATGGGAAGTTTAGATAAACCTGAACCGGATCTTGCTGCAAGAAGTTCTAACGTATTGGAGTCCTGGACTTCTTGTTTAGAAAATTATTTCGAAAGGAGCAAAAAGGTCTCTGCACTTCCGACAAACTTTGATTCCAGAAAGAAGGCTGAACTATTCCTGAAATTATTCCAGGGAAATTCACAATTTTACGTGATGACCCACGATCCCAAATATTTTAACGAGTTAGAAGAGGAGATGCTTTCCGAATTGAAAAAAGCATCATAA
- a CDS encoding hemin-degrading factor, whose product MSIAESLEIENIVKDWKTIKETQPRLRMREIASQLKTSEGGLLAASEISKAEGFPQVSSLLTNWGELFAKFGELGHVMVLTRNEACVHERKGIFEKVSSGPGHILVVGADIDLRLFPGIWKFGFAVEEPKQDSIQRSFQFFNESGEAMFKLFLTDRSNISAWEKLRSEFKNESPDFSSLFSSGTEKKTEIAEKKGLSPETKEEFLNDWGKLEDTHEFFSLLKKHGVSRIQSMEIADGKFTKTVETKAVLRMLEMASLDRTPIMVFVGNPGSIQIHTGEVTNIKVLESWWNVLDSEFNLHLRSDLISKVYIVAKPSKDGVIHSMEVYDADGELIVQFFGKRKPGQAERTDWIGLLDKVSEPA is encoded by the coding sequence ATGTCCATCGCTGAATCGTTAGAGATCGAAAATATCGTCAAAGATTGGAAAACGATCAAAGAAACACAACCTCGTCTTAGAATGAGAGAGATCGCTTCCCAACTAAAAACCTCGGAAGGCGGATTATTGGCTGCCTCTGAAATTTCCAAGGCGGAAGGATTCCCGCAAGTTTCTTCTCTTCTAACTAATTGGGGAGAATTATTCGCAAAATTCGGAGAGTTGGGACATGTAATGGTCCTCACTCGTAATGAAGCCTGCGTACATGAAAGAAAAGGAATATTCGAAAAAGTAAGTTCAGGTCCAGGACACATCCTAGTCGTTGGAGCGGATATAGACCTAAGGCTTTTCCCTGGTATTTGGAAATTCGGATTCGCAGTAGAAGAACCTAAACAAGATTCCATACAAAGATCTTTTCAATTCTTCAATGAGAGCGGAGAAGCAATGTTCAAACTTTTCCTTACCGATAGATCGAACATATCTGCTTGGGAAAAGCTAAGATCTGAATTCAAAAACGAGTCTCCGGACTTCTCCTCTCTATTCTCTTCTGGAACCGAAAAGAAAACCGAAATTGCGGAGAAAAAAGGACTTAGTCCCGAAACCAAAGAAGAATTTCTGAATGATTGGGGAAAATTGGAAGATACTCATGAATTTTTCTCACTATTAAAGAAACATGGTGTATCAAGGATCCAATCCATGGAGATCGCCGATGGAAAATTCACAAAAACTGTAGAGACAAAAGCGGTATTGAGAATGTTGGAAATGGCTTCTTTGGACAGAACTCCAATCATGGTTTTTGTGGGAAATCCGGGGTCTATCCAAATCCACACAGGAGAAGTCACCAACATTAAAGTTTTAGAATCTTGGTGGAATGTTCTGGATTCAGAATTCAATCTTCACTTAAGATCCGATCTGATCTCTAAAGTTTATATTGTAGCGAAACCATCCAAAGACGGAGTGATCCACTCTATGGAAGTATACGACGCGGATGGAGAATTGATCGTTCAGTTTTTCGGTAAAAGAAAACCGGGACAAGCGGAAAGAACCGATTGGATAGGACTCTTAGACAAAGTATCCGAACCTGCCTAA
- a CDS encoding phage holin family protein, with translation MYRLLFSVLLQSLVVVFVFPLIDSDFRISNNVWDVIVIVLFFGFLNFILRWFLVLVTFGVGYLVYLLSLGIAGLVVNAIVLSWIANIFPDKIFVPGFWAAFWGGAILTLANYVAKKESREEYSRSERKNKKSY, from the coding sequence ATGTACAGACTTCTTTTTTCCGTTTTACTCCAATCCTTGGTAGTAGTTTTCGTTTTTCCTCTGATCGATTCGGATTTTCGTATCAGCAATAATGTTTGGGATGTAATAGTAATCGTTCTATTCTTCGGCTTTTTGAATTTTATTCTAAGATGGTTCCTTGTTCTGGTCACATTCGGGGTCGGATATCTGGTTTATCTTTTGAGCTTAGGGATAGCAGGTCTCGTCGTGAATGCAATCGTTCTATCTTGGATTGCAAATATTTTCCCTGATAAGATTTTTGTGCCCGGTTTTTGGGCCGCTTTCTGGGGAGGGGCAATTTTAACTCTGGCAAATTACGTAGCGAAAAAAGAAAGCAGAGAGGAATATTCTAGATCTGAACGCAAAAATAAAAAATCCTATTAA
- a CDS encoding DsbA family protein, translating to MSLEFKRPDTKHSILYVADPVCAWCYGFSPVFEKIREKYSDKIEFTLVLGGLKYGPEAENFTEEVTEKLKYLWKEVERISKRNFHYDILQDRNIRYDSEPGSRAVITAQRINPSLSFSFLDKLLESFHSKGKDPSSFETYAEIASELSFPLDEFKELYYREETLLETRNDFNYGYILGVTGFPCLVFSDGLDRGILTKGYSSFEEVDALLGDYFRSIGQY from the coding sequence GTGAGCCTAGAATTCAAACGTCCGGATACCAAACATTCCATCCTTTACGTAGCCGATCCGGTGTGTGCCTGGTGTTACGGCTTCTCTCCTGTTTTTGAAAAGATCAGAGAAAAATACTCGGATAAAATAGAATTCACACTCGTACTCGGTGGATTAAAATACGGACCGGAAGCGGAGAACTTCACTGAAGAAGTTACTGAAAAACTTAAATATCTTTGGAAGGAAGTGGAACGGATCTCCAAACGAAATTTCCACTACGATATACTCCAAGATCGAAACATAAGATACGATTCAGAACCTGGTTCAAGAGCGGTTATCACGGCGCAAAGGATCAATCCTAGCTTATCCTTCTCTTTTTTAGATAAGCTGCTGGAAAGTTTTCATTCCAAGGGAAAGGACCCAAGCAGTTTCGAGACATACGCAGAGATAGCCTCGGAGCTTTCCTTCCCTTTAGATGAATTCAAAGAATTATACTATAGAGAAGAAACTTTATTAGAAACAAGGAATGATTTCAATTACGGATATATCTTAGGTGTGACCGGGTTTCCTTGTTTGGTATTTTCGGACGGTTTAGACAGAGGGATCTTAACCAAAGGATACTCTTCCTTTGAAGAGGTGGATGCTCTTTTAGGGGACTATTTCAGATCTATAGGGCAATATTAA
- a CDS encoding LIC10816 family protein — MDTVTIFALALLAVPVFARFARVSKDAMNRYHLIGLGGLFLILGEATKITAVKVTPIAAVLPMIDIATAILAYAGVLFGVVWLSLYYVKHPNEI; from the coding sequence ATGGATACAGTGACCATCTTCGCATTAGCGCTTTTGGCTGTTCCTGTGTTTGCCCGGTTTGCCCGAGTATCCAAGGATGCGATGAATCGCTATCACTTAATCGGATTGGGAGGTCTCTTCCTAATTCTTGGTGAAGCTACGAAGATTACTGCGGTTAAAGTTACACCTATAGCTGCTGTTCTTCCTATGATCGACATCGCAACTGCGATCCTAGCTTACGCGGGGGTACTTTTCGGGGTAGTATGGCTATCGCTCTACTACGTCAAACACCCGAACGAAATCTAA
- a CDS encoding ATP-binding cassette domain-containing protein: protein MSLVLSDISLSRGGRFLLSGVNLSLYPGELLIVLGPNGAGKSTLLKLFSGEISPDKGLVLLDGIPLSEYDSEDLALRRSVLSQESEIHFPFIADEIVRMGRSCSKLRVPKPLEDRITEDAFCAVHLGERERFQTYNKLSGGEKQRTQMARVLVQDKEPTQRESYVLLDEPGASLDPNRIHSLLEKAKQLSKEGRGVLCILHDLNLALRYADRIAVLKEGKILADGIPEHILNEVFVLEHFRLRTKKIPFPEGGYYLIPLGPAEPNTTTALPYTIDAKGVKENVHR, encoded by the coding sequence ATGAGTTTAGTATTATCGGACATTTCCTTATCCAGAGGTGGAAGGTTCTTATTATCAGGGGTCAACTTAAGTTTGTATCCAGGAGAACTTTTGATCGTGCTCGGTCCAAATGGAGCGGGAAAATCAACTCTATTGAAATTATTTTCCGGAGAAATATCTCCTGACAAAGGATTGGTGCTATTGGATGGGATCCCTTTGTCCGAGTACGATTCGGAAGACTTAGCTCTCAGAAGAAGCGTCCTCTCTCAAGAATCCGAGATCCATTTTCCGTTTATTGCGGATGAGATCGTTCGAATGGGAAGGTCCTGCTCTAAATTAAGAGTTCCTAAACCTTTAGAAGACCGGATCACAGAGGATGCATTCTGTGCAGTACATTTGGGTGAAAGAGAAAGATTCCAAACGTATAATAAACTTTCCGGAGGAGAAAAACAAAGAACTCAGATGGCAAGAGTCCTAGTCCAGGACAAGGAACCTACCCAAAGAGAGAGTTATGTGCTTTTGGACGAGCCGGGAGCCTCTTTAGATCCGAATAGAATACACTCTCTATTAGAAAAAGCGAAACAACTCAGTAAAGAAGGAAGAGGTGTCCTCTGCATCCTTCATGATCTGAACCTCGCATTGAGATACGCGGATCGGATAGCAGTATTAAAAGAAGGCAAAATACTAGCCGATGGAATTCCAGAACATATACTAAATGAGGTATTTGTCCTAGAACATTTCCGATTGAGAACTAAAAAAATCCCGTTCCCCGAAGGAGGATATTATCTCATCCCTCTCGGTCCCGCAGAACCGAACACAACAACCGCCCTACCCTATACAATAGATGCTAAAGGAGTCAAAGAAAATGTCCATCGCTGA
- a CDS encoding GAF domain-containing SpoIIE family protein phosphatase, which yields MSTIDSETRKYKSLLNTSTILNANLDLYQLLPLIMLYSKDLLEAEASSLFLLEEKDGFLYCEVALGEKGEIIQKYARLEPGQGIAGWVAKEKKPIILEDAYTDPRFNPALDQKTGFRTRSLACVPLFIQDKVIGTLEILNKSQNRSFENSDLEVLNSLSEMAAIAIKNAQAHETLKKRVLELRLLYEFEKLTVAEKSINELGNWLLDKVLEFLEAKAGTIYLADPTLEVLRVLAARGIPEEAIHNIQVPYGEGISGWVAKEKQSLLIQNLDEDPRYDKSAKYKFEANSLISAPLLFRGELLGVISVNNKYSGFAFTHADLEMLGAIANRLSVTIKNANLFHKVLDTDRELKRAREVMHKILPSSLPYVGGLEFGVQHIPYDNVGGDFYNILKLDENRSAVLIADVSGHGLSASVVATVIHTVVSTFDSETLGSPSKFFTALNYALYNKLAGNFLTAFYAIIHTGTNTMSYTNAGHNPPILYRRSEGSSLHLETKGKLVGVIPDLFFEEYVTAFQPQDRLVLYTDGLTEHSNSDRTRRYSEDLLTLAVRTHSQSHSAEAAESLIKECRTYCHRSDFEDDVTLLIVDRV from the coding sequence ATGTCCACTATTGACTCGGAAACCAGAAAATACAAAAGCCTACTGAATACGAGTACGATCCTAAACGCCAATCTGGACCTTTACCAACTTCTACCTTTGATTATGCTGTATTCCAAAGATCTGTTGGAAGCGGAAGCAAGCTCCTTATTTCTTTTAGAGGAAAAGGACGGATTTTTATACTGCGAAGTAGCTTTGGGCGAAAAAGGAGAGATCATCCAGAAATACGCGAGATTAGAACCTGGGCAGGGAATCGCAGGCTGGGTGGCAAAAGAAAAAAAACCGATCATTCTGGAAGACGCTTATACTGATCCAAGATTTAATCCTGCTTTAGATCAAAAGACCGGATTTAGGACCAGATCGCTCGCCTGCGTTCCATTATTCATCCAAGACAAGGTGATCGGAACCTTAGAGATCTTAAATAAGTCCCAAAACAGAAGTTTCGAAAATTCGGATCTGGAAGTGTTAAACTCACTTTCTGAAATGGCGGCAATCGCGATCAAAAATGCACAAGCTCACGAAACCCTGAAGAAGAGGGTGTTGGAGCTACGACTACTTTACGAATTCGAAAAATTAACGGTCGCCGAAAAAAGTATCAATGAATTAGGAAATTGGCTCTTAGACAAGGTACTCGAATTCTTAGAAGCAAAAGCAGGGACCATCTATTTGGCAGACCCGACTTTGGAAGTCCTACGAGTCCTAGCCGCTAGAGGAATTCCGGAAGAAGCTATCCATAATATACAGGTACCTTACGGAGAAGGAATTTCGGGCTGGGTTGCAAAAGAAAAACAAAGCCTACTTATCCAAAACCTGGACGAAGATCCAAGATATGATAAAAGCGCAAAATATAAATTCGAAGCGAACTCACTTATATCGGCTCCTTTACTTTTCCGAGGAGAGCTATTAGGAGTTATCAGCGTAAACAATAAGTATTCAGGATTTGCGTTCACACATGCGGATTTAGAAATGTTGGGAGCAATCGCGAATAGGCTAAGTGTCACCATTAAAAACGCGAATTTATTCCATAAAGTTCTGGATACTGATAGAGAGCTAAAACGTGCTCGAGAAGTAATGCATAAGATACTTCCATCTAGCCTTCCTTATGTTGGCGGATTGGAGTTCGGAGTTCAACATATCCCTTACGATAATGTAGGTGGAGATTTTTATAATATTCTAAAGCTAGATGAAAATCGGAGTGCTGTTCTGATCGCAGACGTTTCCGGCCACGGACTTTCTGCGTCGGTAGTAGCCACTGTCATACATACTGTTGTAAGCACATTCGATTCCGAAACATTGGGAAGCCCTTCCAAATTTTTTACAGCACTCAACTACGCGCTGTATAATAAATTAGCGGGAAATTTCCTCACCGCTTTTTATGCGATCATCCATACAGGCACAAATACGATGTCTTATACGAACGCAGGTCATAATCCTCCGATTTTGTATAGGAGATCGGAAGGAAGTTCCTTACATCTTGAAACAAAAGGAAAATTAGTCGGAGTGATCCCTGATCTATTCTTCGAAGAATATGTAACCGCTTTCCAACCCCAAGACAGATTGGTGCTTTACACAGACGGACTCACTGAACATTCCAATTCGGACAGAACAAGAAGATATAGCGAAGACCTACTGACCCTAGCCGTTCGAACTCATTCCCAGTCCCATTCGGCGGAAGCCGCGGAAAGTCTGATCAAAGAATGTAGGACTTATTGCCATAGATCCGATTTCGAAGATGATGTTACTCTGTTGATCGTGGACAGAGTTTAA
- the epsC gene encoding serine O-acetyltransferase EpsC: MIREIQAIFKNDPAARGLEFILYPGLHSILMHKYIAYPLYKIRLKFLARFVSQFSRFLTGIEIHPGAKIGSGLFIDHGMGIVIGGTAEIGDDCILFHGVTLGGTGNHQGKRHPTIGNNVLIGARATVLGPVHVGNNVKIGAEAVIIDHDIPDDCTVVGAPGKIVRLKGKKVKIPLKKTKIV, encoded by the coding sequence ATGATTCGAGAGATCCAAGCAATTTTCAAGAATGACCCTGCTGCCAGGGGGTTGGAATTTATACTTTACCCAGGGTTACATTCCATCCTGATGCATAAATATATTGCATATCCTTTATATAAGATAAGATTAAAGTTTCTGGCACGGTTTGTTTCTCAGTTCAGTCGTTTTCTTACCGGAATAGAGATCCACCCGGGAGCAAAGATCGGTAGCGGACTATTCATAGATCATGGGATGGGGATCGTGATCGGCGGGACTGCAGAGATTGGAGATGATTGTATCTTATTCCATGGGGTTACTTTGGGAGGAACAGGAAATCACCAAGGGAAACGTCATCCTACTATCGGAAATAATGTTCTTATAGGCGCAAGAGCCACGGTCTTAGGTCCTGTCCATGTGGGCAATAATGTGAAGATAGGAGCGGAAGCAGTTATCATCGACCATGATATTCCTGACGATTGTACTGTGGTGGGAGCGCCCGGAAAGATCGTAAGATTAAAAGGGAAGAAAGTAAAGATCCCCCTGAAGAAGACCAAAATAGTTTAG
- a CDS encoding M14 family metallopeptidase, translated as MDVLSYYLETYEACRKAFLSYKKQLKSKFARFDYECLEIPKEGGQLDVYCLGEKKKPAKRLVVMSSGIHGVEGFAGSAFQRRWIEEFLLDDKSAYKLPKNSDFLILHGINAHGFKNFLRVNERNVDLNRNFALKREKLHKKFKNKKYRKIQSFLNPSSEFGNFLFEYIFFIIRFLGVVIRFGAKYVLDAAVNGQYEFPKGIYYGGRKPEPVVRVLRKYFKKVLKPYDRILILDFHTGYGAKNGLSLMHNAENGSRTDKNLNKVFGDFGLLLNEGEEDFYRTSGDFTDFFGKIFTQEKDLYPITIELGTFGNLNVMGAIRGSFLMISENRIRFHGSKSESEADKVREEFKQMFYPSREDWRLAAMDHVFGIVPEAITRFSKL; from the coding sequence GTGGACGTATTATCGTACTATTTGGAAACCTACGAAGCCTGTAGAAAGGCCTTTCTATCTTACAAGAAGCAATTAAAATCCAAGTTTGCTCGTTTCGACTATGAATGTCTTGAGATCCCGAAAGAAGGGGGACAACTGGATGTTTATTGTTTGGGAGAAAAGAAAAAGCCGGCAAAACGTTTGGTCGTAATGAGCTCTGGTATCCACGGAGTGGAAGGATTTGCAGGTTCGGCATTCCAGCGCAGATGGATCGAGGAATTCCTGCTGGATGATAAAAGCGCTTATAAACTCCCTAAAAATTCAGATTTTCTGATCTTACATGGGATAAATGCACACGGCTTCAAAAACTTTCTAAGAGTAAACGAAAGGAATGTGGACTTAAATCGTAACTTCGCATTAAAAAGAGAGAAGTTGCATAAGAAGTTCAAAAACAAAAAATATAGAAAGATCCAAAGTTTCTTAAATCCGAGTTCGGAATTCGGTAATTTTTTATTCGAGTACATATTCTTTATTATCCGGTTTTTAGGAGTAGTGATCCGTTTCGGGGCTAAATACGTTTTGGATGCAGCGGTAAACGGCCAATACGAATTTCCGAAAGGGATCTATTATGGCGGCAGAAAGCCTGAACCCGTTGTCAGAGTTTTGAGAAAGTATTTCAAAAAAGTCTTAAAACCTTACGATCGTATTTTGATCTTAGACTTTCATACCGGTTACGGGGCTAAGAATGGACTTAGCTTAATGCATAATGCTGAAAATGGCTCAAGGACGGACAAAAATCTAAATAAGGTCTTTGGAGATTTTGGTCTTCTTTTAAACGAAGGTGAAGAGGATTTTTATAGGACCTCAGGGGATTTTACTGATTTTTTCGGTAAAATTTTCACTCAAGAAAAAGATCTATATCCAATCACTATCGAGTTAGGAACTTTCGGAAACCTGAATGTAATGGGAGCTATTCGAGGAAGTTTTTTAATGATTAGCGAGAATCGTATTCGATTTCACGGCTCCAAATCCGAATCGGAAGCCGATAAGGTAAGAGAAGAATTTAAACAAATGTTCTATCCGAGTAGAGAAGATTGGAGACTCGCCGCAATGGATCATGTCTTCGGGATCGTTCCGGAAGCGATTACTAGGTTTTCTAAGCTTTAA